Proteins encoded in a region of the Candidatus Saccharimonadia bacterium genome:
- the rplL gene encoding 50S ribosomal protein L7/L12: MAEEKVEATEEKFEVPAEFEKLVGEIDKLSVLKLSELVKVLEKHYGVSAAAPMAVAAAPAAGEEGPAAEEKSSFTVVLASAGDQKINVIKAVREITGLGLAESKALVDGAPKPVKENVAKADAEDAKSKLEAAGATVELQ, encoded by the coding sequence ATGGCAGAAGAGAAGGTCGAAGCGACCGAAGAAAAATTTGAAGTTCCCGCCGAGTTCGAGAAGCTCGTTGGCGAGATCGACAAGCTCAGCGTCCTCAAGCTCAGCGAGCTCGTGAAGGTCCTCGAGAAGCACTACGGCGTCAGCGCCGCGGCCCCCATGGCCGTAGCCGCCGCCCCCGCCGCTGGCGAGGAAGGCCCCGCCGCCGAAGAGAAGTCGAGCTTCACCGTCGTCCTGGCCTCCGCCGGCGACCAAAAGATCAACGTCATCAAGGCCGTGCGTGAAATCACCGGCCTCGGCCTGGCTGAAAGCAAGGCCCTCGTTGACGGCGCCCCCAAGCCCGTCAAAGAGAATGTCGCCAAGGCCGACGCCGAAGACGCCAAGTCCAAGCTCGAAGCCGCCGGCGCTACCGTCGAACTTCAGTAA
- a CDS encoding L-lactate dehydrogenase, whose product MHSRTVFIIGGGGMVGASAAYTIAIQETVSEIVLIDVATELAAGQAMDISHATGYSAGVRVRTGDYSEIKRDDIVVITSGVPRRPDQTRLELTGINARIMRDVVGKVMAQGQPVFIVVVTNPVDILTHVALVASGLPRSRVFGTGTTLDTARLRITLAQHLQVSPAEIQAYILGEHGDSSFAALSGASIGGLPLAKFPGYKPQMAAGLSHEIRTASQKIIESKKVTYFGIGQVVAKLVAALTHPDGGIFPVCMLTKGEYGLRDVVLGLPALVNASGAQLLDDYPLNAAEIKQLRESAAVLKDVAETHMASPQNV is encoded by the coding sequence GTGCATTCCAGAACGGTATTTATCATCGGCGGCGGAGGCATGGTGGGAGCGAGTGCCGCCTACACCATTGCCATCCAAGAAACCGTCAGCGAAATCGTCCTCATCGATGTGGCCACCGAGTTAGCGGCAGGCCAAGCCATGGACATCAGCCACGCCACCGGCTACTCTGCCGGCGTACGCGTGCGCACCGGCGATTATAGCGAAATCAAGCGCGACGACATCGTCGTCATCACCTCCGGCGTACCCCGCCGACCCGACCAAACCCGCCTCGAGCTCACGGGCATCAACGCCCGCATCATGCGCGACGTAGTAGGGAAGGTGATGGCGCAGGGCCAGCCAGTGTTTATCGTGGTAGTCACGAACCCTGTCGACATCCTCACCCATGTCGCACTCGTTGCCTCAGGCCTACCTCGCTCGCGCGTGTTCGGCACCGGCACCACTCTCGATACCGCCCGGCTGCGCATCACGCTCGCCCAGCATCTCCAGGTCTCGCCGGCCGAAATCCAAGCCTACATCCTCGGCGAGCACGGCGACTCATCGTTTGCGGCCCTCTCTGGCGCGTCCATCGGCGGCCTCCCCTTGGCGAAATTCCCCGGCTACAAACCTCAAATGGCCGCGGGGCTCAGTCACGAAATCCGCACTGCATCGCAAAAAATCATCGAATCCAAAAAGGTCACCTATTTTGGCATCGGCCAAGTCGTCGCCAAGCTCGTGGCCGCGCTCACTCACCCCGACGGCGGCATTTTCCCCGTCTGCATGCTCACCAAGGGCGAGTATGGCCTTCGCGATGTCGTCTTGGGCTTGCCGGCTCTCGTCAACGCCAGTGGCGCCCAGCTGCTCGACGATTATCCGCTTAACGCCGCCGAAATAAAGCAGCTCCGCGAGTCCGCCGCGGTCCTGAAAGACGTTGCCGAAACGCACATGGCTTCACCCCAAAACGTCTAA